DNA from Polaribacter sp. NJDZ03:
AAATGTACTTGCCTACTTTAAGTAAAACTAGAAACCTTTTTATTATTTACAAACCTCAAAGGTTTTAAAAACCTTTGAGGTTTAATACTTCATAAAAATTTTTTTAACTCTACACTTGTAGAATACAATTTTTTATTCTATGTTTGTAGAGTAAAATAAAAGACCATGCAATTATCTAAAACCGAAGAACAATTAATGCAATATTTATGGAAACGTAAAAAAGCATTTTTAAAAGAATTGTTAACAGATTTTCCAGAACCAAAACCAGCAACAACAACCGTTGCCACTTTATTAAAGAGAATTGCAGACAAAGGGTTTATCGATTATACTTTATTCGGAAAATCGAGAGAATATTTTCCAATAATTAAAAAAACAGATTACTTCTCTAAACACGTAAACGGCCTGATTAAAAATTTCTTTAATAACTCTGCTAGTCAGTTTGCATCGTTTTTCACTAAAGAAACCAACCTTTCTACAGAAGAGCTAGAAGATTTAAAAAAGATAATTGACAGTCAAATTAAAAAACAACAACAATGATTCTCTATCTACTAAAATCCGCAAGTTGTTTGGCATTATTACTTTTCTTTTATCATTTTATATTAGAAAAGGAAAAAATGCACACGTTTAATCGTTTTTATCTTTTAATAGGTATTATTGTTTCTTTTTTAGTTCCATTAGCAACAATTACGGTTCAGGCTAAAAATATTTTAGAAACCAACGGAGAGCCTATTTTCATGGGAAATACTGCCTTTGCAACAATTCACGACACTTTTAATTACAGTCAGTTATTAATTGGTGTTTATTTAATTGTATCAACCTTATTTTTAATTCGATTTGTAAAAAACTTTACAAAGATTATTCAAAAAATAAGAAAAAACAAAACTATAAAATATCAAAAAGGAGTACTTGTATTGGTGGAGGATGAAATACTACCTCACACTTTCTGGAATTTCATTTTTATCAATAAAAAAGACTACAATGAAGGAAAAATTGAAGAAGAGCTTTTTACACATGAACTAACGCATGTAACGCAAAAACACACCTTAGATGTTCTAGTAATTGAGCTACTACAAATTATATTTTGG
Protein-coding regions in this window:
- a CDS encoding BlaI/MecI/CopY family transcriptional regulator, whose product is MQLSKTEEQLMQYLWKRKKAFLKELLTDFPEPKPATTTVATLLKRIADKGFIDYTLFGKSREYFPIIKKTDYFSKHVNGLIKNFFNNSASQFASFFTKETNLSTEELEDLKKIIDSQIKKQQQ